A genomic region of Castor canadensis chromosome 16, mCasCan1.hap1v2, whole genome shotgun sequence contains the following coding sequences:
- the LOC109688441 gene encoding olfactory receptor 1f45-like, which translates to MDGHNQTTITEFLLLGLSGKAEQEEVLFGLFLGMYLVTITGNFLIILAISCDPHLHTPMYFFLANLSSVDICFSSVTVPKMLVNHIVGSESISYMECVTQIYFFITFINMDGFLLSVMAYDRYVAICCPLHYTMIMRPRLCVLLVVISWVITNLHALLHTLLLLQLTFCSYNAVHHFFCDPYPILKLSCSDIFINDLMVFTVGGVIFLTPFTCIIVSYVYIFSNVLKLPSVCGIWKALSTCGSHLTVVSLFYGAILGVYMRPSSSYSVQDTVATVIFTVVTPLVNPFIYSLRNQDMKRALKKVILRS; encoded by the coding sequence ATGGATGGGCACAATCAGACTACAATCACAGAGTTCCTCCTCCTGGGACTCTCTGGAAAGGCAGAGCAGGAAGAGGTCCTCTTTGGGTTGTTTTTGGGGATGTACCTGGTCACCATAACAGGGAACTTTCTCATCATTTTGGCCATCAGCTGTGACCCTCatctccacacacccatgtacttcttcctggcCAACCTCTCCAGTGTTGACATCTGCTTTTCATCAGTCACTGTCCCCAAGATGCTGGTGAATCACATAGTGGGCAGTGAGTCCATCTCTTACATGGAGTGTGTGACCCAGATCTACTTCTTCATCACTTTCATCAACATGGATGGATTCCTCCTGAGTgtcatggcctatgaccgctatgtagcCATCTGTTGTCCACTTCACTACACCATGATCATGAGGCCCAGACTCTGTGTCCTTCTCGTGGTCATTTCATGGGTCATTACAAACCTGCATGCTCTCTTACACACTCTTCTCCTACTGCAACTTACCTTTTGTTCCTACAATGCTGTGCACCACTTCTTCTGTGACCCCTACCCTATTCTAAAGCTCTCTTGTTCAGATATCTTTATCAATGACCTGATGGTCTTCACTGTGGGTGGAGTGATATTTCTGACACCATTCACATGCATCATTGTTTCCTATGTCTACATCTTCTCTAATGTACTGAAGCTGCCATCTGTCTGTGGGATATGGAAAGCCCTGTCCACATGTGGGTCTCACCTCACTGTGGTCTCCCTCTTCTATGGGGCGATCTTGGGTGTCTACATGCGCCCTTCATCCTCCTATTCAGTACAGGACACAGTAGCCACTGTCATCTTCACAGTGGTGACACCCCTGGTCAATCCCTTCATCTACAGTCTGAGGAATCAGGACATGAAAAGAGCCCTGAAGAAGGTAATTCTCAGATCCTAG